The following are from one region of the Fusarium verticillioides 7600 chromosome 1, whole genome shotgun sequence genome:
- a CDS encoding glutamate synthase [NADPH], with the protein MGLNEEFDDRHIQTEAEQQPYIPYEYQTENNDSWAGALPVKQGLYDPSYEKDACGVGFACHIKGKPSHKIVSDARNLLCNMTHRGAVGSDARDGDGAGVMTSIPHRFFIKNFEKEEDIKLPPLGQYAVGNLFFKPDEETLQESKRQLEDVAESLGLRVLGWRRPPVDSTLLGPAAKSREPIIAQPFVVLASAYGTGNAPEMTDPEKFDERLFERQLYILRKRATQSIGLHNWFYLCSLSNKNIVYKGQLAPVQVYSYYHDLVNADYEAHFALVHSRFSTNTFPSWDRAQPLRWAAHNGEINTLRGNKNWMRAREGVMQSDIFKEELEQMYPVVEDGGSDSAAFDNVLELLTINGVLSLPEAVMLMVPEAWQGNQHMDPKKAAFYEWAACQMEPWDGPALFTFADGRYCGANLDRNGLRPCRFYVMDDDRIICASEVGTIPVEPETVIQKGRLQPGRMLLVDTQAGRIIDDKELKEAVSSRYDFRAWLDSELITLPKVVEIMEQALDLAPKLDDKAIQADPLLLSYGYTHEQVSLLLAPMAADEKEALGSMGNDAPLACLTQAPRLLYDYFRQLFAQVTNPPIDPIRESIVMSLECYVGPQGNLLEMDASQCGRLLLPSPILSIEEFNAVKNMSNKYSEWTVKTIDLTFPKNQGIQGYIKHLDEICNEASAAIESRDRVIVLSDRNTSADRVPVSAVLASAMVHHHLVSNKWRSMVALVVETAEAREVHHMCVLLGYGADAINPYLAMECILKLNREGLIKKKTTNETLIRNYKHSCDGGILKVMSKMGISTLASYKGAQIFEILGLDETVVERCFRGTASRIQGMTFELIAEEAFRFHERGFPTRETILPSGLPESGEYHWRDGGEPHVNDPTSIANIQDAVRTKNDKSYEAYSRSEYEQIKNCTLRGLLDFKFEDCTPVPIDQVEPWTDIVRRFCTGAMSYGSISMESHSTLAVAMNRLGGKSNTGEGGEDPERSQRMPNGDTMRSAIKQVASGRFGVTSAYLADSDELQIKMAQGAKPGEGGELPGHKVSKSIARTRHSTPGVGLISPPPHHDIYSIEDLKQLIYDLKCSSPRSRVSVKLVSEVGVGIVASGVAKAKADHILISGHDGGTGASRWTGIKYAGLPWELGLAETHQTLVLNDLRGRVVVQTDGQLKTGRDVALACLLGAEEWGFATAPLIAMGCVFMRKCHLNTCPVGIATQDPELRKKFTGTPEHVINFFYYVANELRAIMAQLGFRTINEMVGHVEVLKMRDDLRTNKTANIDLSLLLTPAHKLRPGVATFNVRKQDHKLHVRLDNKLISESELTLDKGLPSRIECDIVNTDRAMGTSLSYHISKRYGEAGLPMDTVHVNIKGSAGQSFGAFLAPGVTLELEGDANDYVGKGLSGGRLIIYPPRSAVFKSEENILIGNTCLYGATTGTCFFRGVAAERFAVRNSGATAVVEGVGDHGCEYMTGGRVVVLGSTGRNFAAGMSGGIAYILDVHGDFHSKLNGEMVEASGLEDPAEIAFVRGLIEDHHHYTGSERAARILVDFNRALPRFIKILPVDYKRVLEEEAAKAAEAKRAEYNLPAVSGVQHKKSEKVAKLQDLEEAVGDNAAEKKRALVLDKTRGFKMYKRRQEKYRPVNSRLKDWAELSSRLDEDELKYQSARCMDCGVPFCQSETGCPISNIIPKWNELVFQNQWKDALNRLLMTNNFPEFTGRVCPAPCEGACVLGINEDPVGIKSIECAIIDRGFEMGWMVPQPPKVRTGKTVAIIGSGPAGLAAADQLNRAGHLVTVYERADRLGGLLMYGIPNMKLDKRIVKRRTDFMASEGIIFKTGVAVGEEGHPSLNDLRASNSAVVIATGATVARDLPIKGRQLDGIHYAMEFLHKNTKSLLDSELADNTYISAKGKDVVVIGGGDTGNDCIGTSLRHGAKSVTNFELLPQPPPERANDNPWPQWPRIYRVDYGHTEVRQHTGKDPREYCIMSEEFMDDGSGKVKGINTIRVEWTKSPSGGWDMKKVEGSQQFFPADLVLLAMGFLGPEARVLGDEIEKDARKNVKTAPGKYSTNLEGVFAAGDARRGQSLIVWGINEGRQAAREIDLYLEKYTNLPVTGGITKRTAQEIFSQIKVEA; encoded by the exons ATGGGCCTAAACGAGGAATTCGACGACCGACATATTCAAACCGAAGCCGAGCAACAACCATACATACCTTATGAGTATCAGACTGAAAACAATGACTCGTGGGCTGGTGCCTTGCCGGTGAAGCAGGGTCTCTATGACCCTTCTtatgagaaggatgcttgCGGTGTCGGCTTTGCTTG CCACATCAAGGGCAAGCCTAGCCACAAGATTGTTAGTGATGCCCGTAACCTTCTCTGCAACATGACCCACCGTGGTGCCGTGGGATCTGATGCacgagatggtgatggtgctggtgttATGACATCCATCCCCCACcggttcttcatcaagaactttgagaaggaggaggacatTAAGCTGCCTCCCCTGGGCCAGTACGCCGTGGGAAACCTGTTTTTTAAGCCCGACGAGGAGACTCTCCAAGAGTCCAAGAGGCagctggaagatgttgccgaGTCGCTGGGCCTCCGAGTCCTAGGATGGCGAAGGCCTCCTGTCGACTCGACTCTTCTAGGACCTGCCGCCAAATCGCGTGAGCCCATCATCGCTCAGCCTTTTGTTGTTCTGGCCTCTGCCTACGGTACTGGAAATGCTCCTGAGATGACCGACCCTGAGAAGTTTGACGAACGCTTGTTTGAGAGACAGCTGTACATCCTTCGAAAGCGCGCCACTCAGAGCATTGGTCTTCACAACTGGTTCTATCTCTGCTCCCTTTCAAACAAGAACATTGTTTACAAGGGTCAGCTCGCTCCTGTCCAGGTTTACTCTTACtaccatgatcttgtcaacgcTGATTACGAGGCTCATTTTGCTCTGGTGCACTCTCGTTTCTCTACAAACACATTCCCCTCATGGGACCGTGCTCAGCCTCTCCGATGGGCTGCCCACAACGGTGAAATCAACACTCTACGAGGAAACAAGAACTGGATGCGCGCCCGTGAGGGTGTCATGCAGTctgatatcttcaaggaggagctcgagcAGATGTACCCTGTTGTCGAGGATGGCGGTTCCGATTCTGCTGCTTTCGATAACGTTCTCGAGCTTCTTACCATCAACGgtgttctctctcttcccgAAGCTGTTATGCTCATGGTTCCTGAGGCCTGGCAAGGCAACCAGCACATGGaccccaagaaggctgcatTCTACGAGTGGGCTGCTTGCCAGATGGAGCCTTGGGATGGCCCTGCTCTGTTCACATTCGCTGATGGCCGATACTGCGGTGCCAACCTTGACCGAAATGGTCTCCGACCTTGCCGTTTCTACGTGATGGACGATGATCGTATCATCTGTGCTTCCGAGGTCGGAACCATTCCCGTCGAGCCCGAGACTGTCATTCAGAAGGGTCGCCTTCAGCCCGGTCGTATGTTGTTGGTCGATACACAGGCTGGTCGCATCATCGATGACAAGGAATTGAAGGAGGCTGTTTCGAGTCGATATGATTTCCGAGCGTGGCTCGATAGTGAATTGATTACTCTGCCCAAGGTCGTTGAGATCATGGAGCAGGCCCTGGACCTTGCCCCCAAACTTGATGACAAGGCTATCCAGGCTgaccctcttctcctctcttaCGGTTATACTCACGAGCAGGTTTCCCTGTTGCTCGCCCCTATGGCcgctgatgagaaggaagctcTGGGATCCATGGGTAACGATGCTCCCCTTGCCTGCCTGACCCAGGCTCCTCGTCTCCTCTATGACTACTTCCGACAGCTCTTCGCTCAGGTCACTAACCCTCCCATTGATCCTATCCGAGAGTCCATTGTCATGTCTCTTGAGTGTTATGTTGGTCCCCAGGGTAACCTGCTAGAGATGGACGCTTCCCAGTGTGGTCGTCTTTTGCTTCCCAGCCCTATCCTCTCCATCGAAGAGTTCAATGCCGTCAAGAACATGTCCAACAAGTACTCTGAGTGGACTGTCAAGACTATTGATCTGACCTTCCCCAAGAACCAAGGTATCCAGGGCTATATCAAGCACCTCGATGAGATCTGTAACGAGGCCTCTGCCGCCATCGAGTCTCGCGACCGTGTCATTGTGCTTTCCGACCGCAATACCTCGGCTGACCGCGTGCCTGTTTCCGCTGTCCTCGCTTCCGCTATGGTTCACCATCACCTCGTCAGCAACAAGTGGCGATCCATGGTTGCTCTCGTTGTCGAGACTGCTGAGGCTCGTGAGGTTCACCACATGTGTGTACTCCTCGGTTACGGTGCTGATGCCATCAACCCTTACCTTGCCATGGAGTGCATTCTCAAGTTGAACCGCGAgggtctcatcaagaagaagactacCAACGAGACTCTTATCCGTAACTACAAACACTCCTGTGATGGTGGTATTCTCAAGGTTATGAGTAAGATGGGTATCTCTACTCTTGCCTCTTACAAGGGTGCACAGATCTTCGAAATCCTGGGTCTTGATGAGACAGTTGTTGAGCGATGCTTCAGGGGTACTGCTTCTCGTATTCAGGGTATGACTTTCGAGCttattgctgaggaggctttcCGATTCCATGAGCGTGGTTTCCCCACCCGCGAGACTATCCTCCCCTCCGGTCTTCCTGAGTCTGGCGAGTACCACTGGCGAGATGGTGGCGAGCCCCACGTCAACGACCCTACCTCGATTGCCAACATCCAGGACGCCGTCCGCACCAAGAACGACAAGTCCTATGAGGCTTACTCCCGCTCCGAATAtgagcagatcaagaactGTACCCTCCgtggtcttcttgacttcaagTTTGAGGACTGCACTCCTGTTCCCATCGACCAGGTCGAGCCTTGGACTGACATCGTCCGACGCTTCTGCACTGGCGCCATGTCTTACGGTTCCATCTCCATGGAGTCCCACTCTACTCTCGCCGTTGCCATGAACCGTCTTGGCGGCAAGTCTAACActggtgagggtggtgaggatCCTGAGCGATCTCAGCGTATGCCTAACGGTGACACCATGCGTTCCGCTATCAAGCAGGTTGCTTCTGGCCGTTTCGGTGTCACTTCTGCCTACCTGGCTGACTCTGACGAGCTTcagatcaagatggctcaGGGTGCCAAGCctggtgagggtggtgagcTTCCTGGACACAAGGTGTCCAAGTCTATTGCTCGCACCCGTCACTCCACCCCTGGTGTCGGTCTTATCTCGCCTCCTCCCCACCACGACATTTACTCCATCGAGGATCTCAAGCAGCTGATCTACGATCTTAAGTGCTCTAGCCCTCGATCCCGAGTCTCTGTCAAGCTTGTGTCTGAGGTCGGTGTCGGTATCGTCGCCTCTGGTGtcgccaaggccaaggccgaccACATCCTGATCTCTGGTCACGATGGTGGTACTGGTGCCTCTCGATGGACTGGCATCAAGTACGCCGGTCTTCCTTGGGAGTTGGGTCTGGCTGAGACTCATCAGACTCTGGTTCTCAACGACCTTCGTGGTCGTGTCGTTGTCCAGACTGATGGTCAGCTCAAGACTGGTCGTGATGTTGCCCTGGCTTGTctgcttggtgctgaggaATGGGGCTTTGCCACCGCTCCTCTCATCGCTATGGGCTGTGTCTTTATGAGAAAGTGCCATTTAAACACTTGCCCTGTTGGTATCGCTACCCAGGATCCTGAGCTTCGCAAGAAGTTCACTGGAACTCCCGAGCatgtcatcaacttcttctacTATGTGGCCAACGAGCTCCGAGCTATCATGGCTCAGCTTGGTTTCCGAACCATCAACGAGATGGTTGGCCACGTCGAGGTCCTGAAGATGCGTGATGACCTTCGAACCAACAAGACAGCCAACATTGacctgtctcttctcttgacaCCTGCACACAAGCTCCGACCTGGTGTTGCCACCTTCAACGTCCGAAAGCAGGACCACAAGCTCCACGTCCGACTGGATAACAAGCTTATCTCCGAGTCTGAGTTGACTCTCGACAAGGGTCTCCCCTCCAGAATCGAGTGTGACATCGTCAACACTGACCGAGCAATGGGTACTTCACTTTCTTACCACATCTCCAAGCGATACGGCGAGGCTGGACTGCCCATGGACACTGTCCATGTTAATATCAAGGGCTCCGCTGGTCAGTCCTTCGGTGCTTTCCTTGCTCCTGGTGTCACCCTTGAGCTCGAGGGTGATGCCAACGATTATGTTGGCAAGGGCTTGTCTGGCGGTCGACTGATCATTTACCCTCCCCGCTCCGCTGTCTTCAAGTCGGAGGAGAACATTCTCATTGGTAACACTTGCTTGTACGGTGCTACTACTGGCACTTGCTTCTTCCGTGGTGTTGCTGCCGAGCGTTTCGCTGTCCGAAACTCCGGTGCTACCgccgttgttgaaggtgtCGGTGACCACGGTTGTGAGTACATGACTGGTGGCCgcgttgttgttcttggatCTACTGGCCGCAactttgctgctggtatgTCTGGTGGTATTGCCTACATCTTGGATGTTCACGGTGATTTCCActccaagctcaacggcGAGATGGTTGAGGCCAGTGGTCTCGAGGATCCTGCTGAGATTGCTTTCGTTCGTGGTCTCATTGaggatcatcatcactacACTGGCTCCGAGCGCGCAGCTCGCATCCTGGTTGACTTCAACCGAGCCCTTCCTCGATTCATCAAGATTCTTCCCGTCGACTACAAGCGTGTCCTCGAAGaggaggctgccaaggctgctgaagccaagcGTGCTGAGTACAACCTTCCTGCTGTCTCTGGTGTCCAGCACAAGAAGTCCGAGAAGGTTGCCAAGCTCCaggatctcgaggaggcTGTCGGTGACAACgctgccgagaagaagcgtgCCCTTGTGCTCGACAAGACTCGAGGCTTCAAGATGTACAAACGCCGTCAGGAGAAGTACCGCCCTGTCAACTCTCGTCTCAAGgactgggctgagctgagctctCGTCTGGACGAGGACGAGCTCAAATACCAGTCCGCTCGTTGCATGGACTGTGGTGTACCTTTCTGTCAGTCCGAGACTGGCTGCCCTATCTCCAACATTATCCCTAAATGGAATGAACTGGTGTTTCAAAACCAGTGGAAGGATGCTCTCAACCGTCTCCTGATGACCAACAACTTCCCCGAGTTCACTGGCCGCGTTTGTCCGGCTCCTTGTGAGGGTGCTTGTGTCTTGGGTATTAACGAGGACCCTGTTGGTATTAAGTCTATCGAGTGCGCCATCATTGATCGCGGTTTcgagatgggatggatggttCCTCAACCTCCCAAGGTCCGAACTGGCAAGACCGTCGCGATCATTGGATCCGGTCCTGCTGGTCTGGCCGCGGCTGATCAGCTCAACCGTGCCGGTCACCTCGTTACTGTTTACGAGAGAGCTGACCGTCTCGGAGGTCTCCTCATGTACGGTATTCCCAACATGAAGCTTGATAAGCGTATTGTCAAGCGCCGTACCGACTTCATGGCCTCTGAGGgtatcatcttcaagactggcgttgctgttggtgaggaGGGTCACCCTTCTCTAAACGACCTCCGAGCCAGCAACAGCGCCGTCGTCATTGCAACCGGTGCTACCGTTGCCCGCGACCTTCCTATCAAGGGCCGCCAGCTCGATGGTATTCACTACGCTATGGAATTCCTCCACAAGAACACCAAGTCTCTCCTTGACTCTGAGCTTGCGGACAACACCTACATCTCcgccaagggcaaggatgttgttgtcatcggtggtggtgacacTGGTAACGATTGTATTGGTACTTCTCTCCGTCATGGTGCCAAGTCCGTCACCAACTTCGAGCTTCTGCCCCAGCCTCCCCCCGAGCGTGCCAACGACAACCCTTGGCCTCAGTGGCCTCGTATCTACCGTGTTGACTACGGCCACACTGAGGTTCGCCAGCACACTGGCAAGGATCCTCGTGAGTACTGCATCATGTCTGAGGAGttcatggatgatggctctggcaaggtcaagggcatcaacaccatccgcgTGGAGTGGACCAAGTCTCCTAGCGGTGGTTGGgacatgaagaaggttgagggcTCTCAGCAATTCTTCCCTGCCGACCTCGTCCTACTTGCCATGGGTTTCCTTGGACCTGAGGCTCgtgttcttggtgacgagatcgagaaggatgctcGCAAGAACGTCAAGACTGCCCCTGGCAAGTACAGCACCAACCTTGAGGGCGTCTTCGCTGCTGGTGACGCCCGCCGCGGTCAATCTCTTATTGTCTG GGGTATCAACGAAGGTCGCCAGGCTGCTCGTGAGATTGATCTCTATCTCGAGAAGTATACCAACCTGCCTGTCACTGGTGGTATCACCAAGCGCACTGCGCAAGAGATTTTCAGCCAGATCAAGGTCGAGGCTTGA